In Paenibacillus larvae subsp. larvae, the following proteins share a genomic window:
- a CDS encoding YcxB family protein translates to MARRSVTKYVSGANVQHLFGKQTLEVTEDGITEQNNGGETQVKWETVGDLVETDQHLFIYFNGLQAFIIPKQSFPDEESKRQFIETFRKWKQNPAPVSRTAAIPPSS, encoded by the coding sequence ATGGCCCGCAGAAGTGTAACCAAATATGTGAGCGGAGCAAACGTGCAGCATTTATTCGGAAAACAGACGCTAGAGGTAACGGAAGACGGAATTACGGAGCAAAATAACGGCGGAGAAACCCAAGTCAAATGGGAAACGGTTGGAGACCTGGTTGAAACGGATCAGCATCTTTTCATTTATTTCAATGGCCTGCAGGCTTTTATCATTCCGAAACAAAGCTTTCCTGATGAAGAAAGCAAACGCCAATTTATAGAAACCTTCCGGAAGTGGAAGCAAAATCCTGCTCCCGTCTCCCGGACAGCAGCGATCCCGCCTTCTTCCTGA
- a CDS encoding methyl-accepting chemotaxis protein, which yields MRKFTNLSFFSKNLLLSFMNIILIGTILIVSSYLVQKQILIKQLHQQIQSVTDKWVQGIDPNDIQTAIKEKSYDGPVQTKLREYLSQVNKYNPNIAQGYVFGTELADGRKTSLVAMPQNLMEDFSKDNVNIGDLYEQPMEVAKTVKEMLKTGEVMFTDFYHDMFGTWTTITYPIKDANGTIFAYFAVDANAGMVPAGLKKLLTYGITLLIGFLTLILLFQYVVVKKILSPIKDLMSGIDEVSKGNLDFEIKTANSDLGQINQKFNNMIARIRNMILTVQDTSHEVTDSAKGLLSIMEKHSERASFISTNMQTVAYGIRTQEQTTVDTARAMSEMAAVIQTIASSSANVSDEAYAMEMKSLQGNEIIQKVTEQMNLISDSVNSSSHAIKVLENRSQEIGEITDIIAGISSQTNLLALNAAIEAARVGEQGRGFAVVADEVRKLAEQSVQSSNKIAELIKEIQTEIRDAVQSMEKGTKEVTAGMEIAKETGRLFGDILEATKKVTLQTQEVSSATEEISAGTQEISATAEELTNTARKTASSSNNISSKVEEQNSSILSLVDASNKLTQMSEELQQLICQFYVSKSV from the coding sequence GTGCGAAAATTTACTAATTTATCTTTTTTCTCAAAAAATCTTCTTTTATCATTTATGAACATCATCCTGATCGGTACTATTTTAATCGTCTCCAGCTACCTGGTTCAAAAGCAAATTCTGATTAAACAGCTGCACCAGCAGATTCAATCTGTAACCGATAAGTGGGTCCAGGGTATTGATCCTAACGATATCCAGACCGCTATTAAGGAAAAGAGTTATGATGGACCTGTTCAAACGAAACTTCGCGAGTATCTCAGCCAAGTCAACAAATATAATCCTAACATTGCCCAGGGCTATGTGTTCGGAACCGAGCTTGCGGACGGACGCAAAACCTCCCTGGTGGCAATGCCGCAAAATTTGATGGAAGATTTCAGCAAAGATAACGTGAACATCGGGGATTTGTACGAACAGCCTATGGAAGTAGCCAAAACAGTAAAGGAAATGCTCAAAACAGGCGAGGTCATGTTTACCGATTTCTATCATGACATGTTTGGTACGTGGACTACGATTACTTATCCAATTAAAGATGCAAACGGAACTATTTTTGCTTATTTTGCGGTAGATGCGAATGCGGGAATGGTTCCTGCCGGTCTGAAAAAGCTGCTTACTTACGGCATTACCCTGCTGATCGGTTTCCTTACCCTGATTCTGCTGTTCCAATACGTAGTAGTCAAAAAGATTTTGTCTCCTATTAAAGATTTGATGAGCGGTATTGATGAAGTAAGTAAGGGAAACCTGGATTTCGAGATCAAGACAGCCAATAGTGACCTCGGTCAAATTAATCAGAAGTTCAACAATATGATTGCTCGAATCCGCAACATGATTCTAACGGTTCAGGATACTTCACATGAAGTGACAGACTCAGCAAAAGGACTGCTCAGCATCATGGAAAAACACAGCGAGAGAGCATCCTTCATCTCGACCAACATGCAGACGGTGGCTTACGGTATCCGAACCCAGGAGCAAACCACTGTTGATACGGCCAGAGCGATGTCCGAAATGGCAGCGGTCATTCAAACGATTGCCAGCAGTTCCGCTAATGTGTCAGATGAGGCATATGCCATGGAGATGAAATCTCTGCAAGGAAATGAAATCATCCAGAAGGTAACGGAACAAATGAATCTGATTTCAGATTCCGTCAACAGCTCCTCCCATGCCATCAAAGTCCTGGAAAATCGCTCCCAGGAAATCGGTGAAATTACAGATATCATTGCAGGAATTTCCAGCCAGACTAATCTGCTCGCCTTGAATGCAGCTATCGAGGCCGCCCGCGTCGGTGAACAAGGTCGGGGATTTGCCGTCGTTGCTGACGAAGTCCGCAAATTGGCCGAACAATCAGTTCAATCCTCCAACAAGATTGCCGAGTTGATCAAGGAAATTCAGACGGAAATCCGCGACGCGGTCCAATCTATGGAAAAAGGCACCAAGGAAGTAACTGCCGGCATGGAGATTGCAAAGGAGACAGGCAGACTGTTCGGGGATATCCTGGAAGCTACGAAAAAAGTAACCTTGCAGACCCAGGAAGTATCCAGCGCAACCGAGGAAATCTCGGCGGGTACTCAGGAAATCTCCGCAACGGCGGAAGAACTGACGAATACCGCCCGTAAAACGGCTTCAAGCAGCAACAACATTTCAAGCAAAGTGGAAGAACAAAATTCCTCTATCTTATCATTGGTGGATGCTTCCAATAAGCTGACTCAAATGTCGGAAGAGCTGCAGCAATTAATCTGCCAATTTTATGTATCCAAATCTGTATAA
- a CDS encoding polysaccharide biosynthesis protein produces MTKDSLIRGTLVLTLAAFISRFLGVFQKLPLNYMLLSDVGTYGIAFNIYSLILIVATAGIPSALSKTVSAKLANGCEKEARELYASAILYAILIGFLAALLLYIAAPLYASWVKSPSAVSSIRAIAPTLLFFPLIAIMRGHFQARQHMTPNAISQIVEQIFRVASSLLLAWVFLSVNTNAAAAGASFGAVVGGIGALFIMVFYSKKMFPETSVLRTLRNTKRPHKLKYFLFNKSFFHMIILTGLPIVIYSMAVTVIYTIDTSTIISLLHGQMGLSDAADVVSVYTGIAQPIAGLPVILAIALSQTAVPIISSNYSLRNMEIVSRNVTKVYRISIITGLPMVLLLCITAFPISGIFNFGGVQIGVELAPRMMILMVISAFFQILMQTSGAILTGTGRMRLLIWSVLFGVLTKIIGNLILAPKWGIDGIMTASILAFLIMSLLNYAGIRLTVSFRIYNKGTWFKLALLVLLTLPFFAADNMLGMEFGFLPYCIVFGVYSILFLLLFIVYLIIAKAVSKGLRNFRNLGA; encoded by the coding sequence TTGACTAAAGACTCGTTAATCCGCGGAACGCTGGTTCTCACACTGGCCGCATTTATTTCAAGATTTTTAGGGGTCTTTCAAAAGCTCCCGCTTAACTATATGCTCCTTAGTGACGTGGGTACCTACGGCATCGCTTTCAATATTTATTCACTGATCCTTATCGTGGCTACGGCCGGAATCCCAAGCGCACTAAGCAAAACAGTCTCTGCCAAACTGGCAAACGGGTGTGAAAAAGAGGCCCGGGAACTGTACGCTTCCGCTATCCTCTATGCCATTTTGATCGGTTTTTTGGCAGCCTTGCTTTTATACATAGCTGCTCCTCTTTATGCATCCTGGGTCAAAAGCCCGTCGGCTGTTTCATCTATCCGGGCAATCGCACCGACACTGCTGTTTTTCCCGTTGATTGCGATTATGCGCGGCCATTTTCAGGCGCGGCAGCATATGACGCCTAATGCCATTTCACAAATCGTAGAACAAATTTTCCGTGTAGCAAGTTCACTGCTTCTTGCCTGGGTCTTCTTGTCCGTCAACACGAATGCGGCTGCTGCCGGTGCTTCTTTCGGAGCCGTTGTAGGCGGGATAGGGGCATTATTCATTATGGTGTTCTATTCGAAAAAGATGTTTCCGGAAACCTCCGTACTCCGGACATTAAGGAATACAAAGAGGCCGCACAAGCTTAAATATTTTTTATTTAATAAATCTTTTTTTCACATGATTATTCTGACCGGTCTTCCTATCGTCATCTATTCCATGGCGGTGACGGTCATTTATACGATCGATACTTCCACCATTATTTCTTTGCTGCATGGACAAATGGGACTATCCGATGCTGCCGATGTAGTATCAGTCTATACCGGCATCGCCCAGCCGATTGCAGGGCTGCCGGTGATCCTGGCTATTGCCCTCAGCCAAACGGCCGTACCGATTATTTCATCCAACTATTCGCTGCGGAACATGGAAATCGTAAGCCGGAATGTGACCAAGGTCTATCGCATATCGATTATCACCGGATTGCCGATGGTTTTGCTTCTTTGTATCACAGCTTTTCCGATTTCGGGCATCTTCAATTTTGGCGGTGTACAAATTGGTGTAGAGCTTGCGCCACGTATGATGATTTTGATGGTCATCAGTGCTTTTTTCCAGATTCTAATGCAAACCTCCGGCGCTATCCTGACAGGCACGGGAAGAATGCGTCTTCTGATTTGGTCCGTTCTCTTTGGAGTACTGACTAAAATCATCGGAAACCTTATACTTGCCCCCAAATGGGGTATTGATGGCATCATGACCGCTTCCATTCTGGCTTTCTTGATAATGTCGCTGCTTAATTACGCCGGGATCCGGCTTACCGTTTCATTCAGGATTTATAATAAGGGTACCTGGTTCAAGCTAGCTTTGCTTGTCTTACTTACCCTGCCGTTTTTTGCCGCAGACAATATGCTTGGTATGGAATTCGGTTTCCTGCCGTATTGCATCGTATTCGGTGTCTACTCGATTCTGTTCCTGTTGTTATTTATCGTATATCTGATTATTGCCAAAGCTGTAAGTAAAGGACTAAGAAACTTCAGAAACCTGGGTGCATAA